One Mesorhizobium loti genomic window carries:
- a CDS encoding transcription elongation factor GreA domain-containing protein, whose amino-acid sequence MSRAFTREEDSENAIAGVGERPISTHRNLVTERGLAQIEDNLTDLRDILAKAERKADRERIAVVSRDLRYWTARRENAELSVPEPDSDVVRFGMGVTLEGDDGKKVHWKIVGEDEADPAKGTISHVSPMAVALFGKKIGEVVTVNGKEWEIVKLSDS is encoded by the coding sequence ATGAGCAGAGCTTTTACCCGCGAAGAAGACAGCGAGAATGCCATCGCCGGCGTCGGCGAGCGGCCGATCAGCACGCACCGCAATCTGGTGACGGAGCGCGGCCTGGCGCAGATCGAGGACAATCTGACCGATCTGCGCGATATCCTGGCGAAGGCCGAACGGAAAGCCGACCGCGAGCGCATCGCGGTCGTGTCGCGCGACCTGCGCTACTGGACGGCCCGGCGCGAAAACGCCGAACTGTCCGTGCCGGAGCCCGACAGCGACGTCGTCCGCTTCGGCATGGGCGTCACCTTGGAAGGCGATGACGGCAAGAAGGTGCACTGGAAGATCGTCGGCGAGGACGAGGCCGATCCGGCCAAGGGCACGATTTCCCACGTCTCGCCAATGGCGGTCGCTCTGTTCGGCAAGAAGATCGGCGAGGTCGTCACGGTCAACGGCAAGGAATGGGAAATCGTCAAGCTGTCGGACAGTTAG
- a CDS encoding methylmalonyl-CoA mutase produces MIPDFSQVGWAPPRRAPVEVKGQRVTPEGLVVKHLYNQGDLKGLPHLDTYPGLPPFVRGPYPTMYVQQPWTIRQYAGFSTAEESNAFYRRNLAAGQKGLSVAFDLATHRGYDSDHPRVAGDVGMAGVAIDSILDMRQLFDGIPLGDMTVSMTMNGAVLPIMALYIVAAEEQGVAQKDLAGTIQNDILKEFMVRNTYIYPPKPSMRIVSDIFSYTSKNMPKFNSISISGYHMQEAGATADLELAYTIADGIEYARAGVAAGLDIDRFAPRLSFFWAIGMNFFMEVAKLRAARLLWATLMKKNFAPKDERSLSLRTHCQTSGWSLTAQDPYNNIIRTMIEAMAATQGHTQSLHTNSFDEAMALPTDHSARIARNTQLILQKESGTTRIIDPWGGSAYLERLTHDLAARALSHIEEVEALGGMAAATEQGIPKLRIEEAAARTQARIDSGEQMLVGVNAHRPENDIEVDVLKIDNAEVRARQLSKLQRLKGTRDVAAVESALDALTRAAQGNENLLEFAIRAARANATVGEISFALERAFGRHVATVQTISGVYRKALGDSPLVDGLQDKLAAFEKKNGSKPRILVAKMGQDGHDRGQKVIATAFADLGFDVTVGAMFQTPEEIAKLAVQHDVHIIGASSLAAGHLTLIPELRDALKKLGRGDMLIVAGGVIPPQDYDAVLQAGAAEIFPPGTVIPEAADRLMDRLLAAN; encoded by the coding sequence TTGATTCCGGATTTCAGTCAGGTCGGCTGGGCGCCGCCGCGCCGCGCGCCGGTCGAGGTCAAGGGCCAGCGGGTGACGCCAGAAGGCCTTGTCGTCAAGCATCTCTACAATCAGGGCGATCTCAAGGGTCTGCCGCATCTCGATACCTATCCGGGCCTGCCGCCTTTCGTGCGTGGCCCCTACCCGACCATGTATGTCCAGCAGCCCTGGACGATCCGGCAATATGCCGGTTTCTCGACGGCCGAGGAGTCCAACGCGTTTTACCGGCGCAATCTTGCCGCCGGCCAGAAAGGCCTGTCGGTCGCCTTCGATCTCGCCACGCATCGCGGCTATGACAGCGACCATCCGCGCGTTGCCGGCGATGTCGGCATGGCGGGCGTCGCCATCGATTCGATCCTCGACATGCGGCAGTTGTTCGACGGCATTCCGCTCGGTGACATGACGGTGTCGATGACGATGAACGGCGCGGTGCTGCCGATCATGGCGCTCTATATCGTCGCGGCGGAAGAACAGGGCGTTGCGCAGAAGGATCTGGCCGGGACCATTCAGAACGACATTCTGAAGGAGTTCATGGTCCGCAACACCTACATCTATCCCCCAAAGCCCTCGATGCGGATCGTTTCGGACATCTTCTCCTACACATCGAAGAACATGCCGAAGTTCAATTCGATATCGATCTCCGGCTATCACATGCAGGAAGCCGGCGCGACGGCCGACCTGGAGCTTGCCTACACGATCGCCGACGGCATAGAATATGCCCGCGCCGGTGTCGCGGCGGGCCTCGATATCGACCGCTTCGCGCCACGCCTGTCCTTCTTCTGGGCGATTGGCATGAACTTCTTCATGGAAGTGGCCAAGCTCAGGGCGGCGCGCCTGCTGTGGGCGACGCTGATGAAGAAGAATTTTGCGCCGAAGGACGAGCGCTCGCTGTCGCTGCGCACCCATTGCCAGACGTCCGGCTGGTCACTGACGGCGCAGGACCCGTACAACAACATTATCCGCACCATGATCGAGGCGATGGCCGCGACGCAAGGGCATACCCAGTCGCTGCACACCAACTCCTTCGACGAGGCGATGGCGCTGCCAACCGACCATTCGGCGCGCATCGCCCGCAACACGCAGCTCATCCTGCAAAAGGAATCCGGCACCACACGCATCATCGACCCGTGGGGCGGCTCGGCCTATCTCGAACGGCTGACGCACGACCTGGCGGCGCGCGCGCTGAGCCATATCGAGGAAGTCGAGGCTCTCGGTGGCATGGCCGCCGCGACCGAACAAGGCATTCCGAAGCTGCGCATCGAGGAAGCGGCGGCGCGCACGCAGGCGCGCATCGATTCCGGCGAGCAGATGCTGGTCGGCGTCAATGCGCATCGCCCCGAGAACGACATCGAGGTCGACGTGCTGAAGATCGACAATGCCGAGGTCAGGGCCCGGCAATTGTCGAAGCTGCAGCGGCTGAAGGGCACGCGCGATGTCGCTGCCGTGGAAAGCGCGCTCGATGCGCTGACCCGCGCCGCACAGGGCAATGAGAACCTGCTGGAATTCGCCATACGCGCCGCGCGCGCCAATGCCACGGTCGGCGAGATCTCGTTTGCGCTCGAAAGAGCCTTTGGCCGCCACGTCGCGACGGTGCAGACCATTTCCGGCGTCTATCGCAAGGCGCTTGGCGACAGTCCCTTGGTCGACGGGCTGCAGGACAAGCTCGCAGCTTTCGAGAAGAAGAACGGCAGCAAACCGCGCATCCTCGTTGCCAAGATGGGACAGGATGGCCACGACCGCGGCCAGAAGGTGATCGCCACGGCCTTCGCCGATCTCGGCTTCGACGTCACTGTCGGCGCGATGTTCCAGACACCGGAAGAGATCGCGAAACTGGCGGTCCAGCATGACGTCCATATCATCGGCGCCTCATCGCTGGCGGCAGGACACCTGACGCTGATCCCCGAATTGCGCGACGCGCTGAAAAAGCTCGGCCGAGGCGACATGCTGATCGTCGCCGGCGGTGTTATCCCACCGCAGGACTACGACGCGGTGCTGCAAGCCGGCGCGGCGGAAATTTTTCCGCCAGGGACTGTTATTCCGGAGGCGGCGGACCGGTTGATGGATCGGCTGCTGGCCGCCAACTAG
- a CDS encoding methylmalonyl-CoA small subunit produces the protein MGAGALTRDAEPVNAERQRWLALAEKALAGASFEEKLVSHTDDAIRIEPLYDRSTGAEPIVRANPRSPWIVNQRVDDPDVDRAKAQVLDDIAQGATGLSLVFEGAPNAFGYGLPRTAQALETVLEGVPLNRVQIRIDTHPWSRPMADWLVAFLSKRRSDPAKLNLSFGIDPAAILAGTGRLRMSIEALQESMPQSLAHFFSMGVPGVLLEADGRVFHNAGATEAQELGIMLASAVSYLRMFEKARQPLVYAAPHIGFALSVDQDQFLSMAKVRALRRLWARVQEACSIPNSTANIHAETSFRMMTALDPETNILRTTIGCFAAAAGGADSISILPHTIAHGLPAPFARRVARNAQLIMANESHVDHVADPAYGSGAVEALTADLCEAAWAELQTIEAEGGVLSSLRDGHIQKRVRAAAARRDAAFKSGERAIIGTTLYPQKTERPVETLDAQQRPAFTEGVVLCEPLPPVRIDQSIGAAS, from the coding sequence ATGGGCGCCGGAGCCTTGACTAGGGATGCTGAACCTGTGAACGCGGAGCGCCAGCGATGGCTGGCCCTGGCGGAAAAGGCGCTGGCCGGCGCATCCTTTGAGGAAAAGCTGGTTTCGCACACCGACGACGCCATCCGCATCGAGCCGCTCTACGACCGTTCTACCGGGGCCGAGCCGATCGTGCGCGCGAATCCCCGATCGCCGTGGATCGTCAACCAGCGCGTCGACGATCCCGATGTCGATCGCGCCAAGGCGCAGGTCCTGGATGATATCGCACAGGGCGCGACGGGACTGTCGCTCGTCTTCGAAGGCGCCCCGAACGCATTCGGCTACGGCCTGCCGAGAACCGCGCAGGCGCTGGAGACGGTGCTGGAGGGCGTACCCCTCAACCGGGTCCAGATCCGCATCGACACCCACCCGTGGAGCCGCCCCATGGCCGACTGGCTGGTGGCGTTCCTGAGCAAGCGCCGCTCCGATCCGGCAAAACTCAACCTGTCCTTCGGCATCGACCCGGCGGCGATCCTCGCCGGCACCGGCCGGCTGCGCATGTCGATCGAGGCGCTGCAGGAATCGATGCCGCAATCGCTGGCGCATTTCTTCTCGATGGGCGTTCCCGGCGTGCTTCTGGAAGCGGACGGTCGCGTCTTCCACAATGCCGGCGCCACGGAGGCGCAGGAACTCGGCATCATGCTGGCTTCGGCTGTCTCGTATCTCAGAATGTTCGAGAAGGCGCGGCAGCCGCTCGTCTATGCCGCGCCGCATATCGGCTTCGCCCTCAGTGTCGACCAGGACCAGTTCCTGTCAATGGCCAAGGTCCGGGCGCTGCGCAGGCTCTGGGCACGGGTGCAGGAGGCCTGCTCGATCCCCAATTCCACGGCCAACATCCATGCCGAGACTTCCTTTCGCATGATGACGGCATTGGACCCGGAGACCAACATCCTGCGCACGACGATCGGCTGTTTCGCCGCGGCGGCGGGGGGAGCCGATTCGATCTCCATCCTGCCGCACACGATCGCGCACGGCCTGCCGGCGCCTTTTGCCCGCCGCGTCGCACGCAACGCGCAGCTGATCATGGCCAATGAAAGCCATGTCGATCATGTCGCCGATCCCGCCTATGGGTCCGGTGCGGTCGAAGCGCTTACAGCGGACCTTTGCGAAGCCGCCTGGGCGGAACTGCAGACGATCGAGGCCGAAGGAGGCGTATTGTCCAGCCTTCGGGACGGGCACATCCAGAAGCGCGTTCGCGCGGCCGCCGCTCGTCGCGACGCCGCCTTCAAGTCCGGTGAGCGAGCGATCATCGGCACAACGCTCTATCCGCAGAAGACCGAGCGTCCGGTCGAGACGCTGGACGCACAGCAGCGGCCTGCCTTCACCGAAGGCGTCGTGCTGTGCGAACCTCTCCCTCCTGTTCGCATCGACCAATCCATCGGGGCCGCCTCTTGA
- a CDS encoding ATP-binding protein, which translates to MADDTSIFIGASRKPDDSYQRPEELLLQYGNRHGLVTGATGTGKTVSLQILAEGFSNAGVPVFCADIKGDLSGIAMMGTAQDFLVKRAAQVKLDPYDFQEFPVIFWDLFGEQGHPIRATVSEMGPLLLSRLMNLTDAQEGIMNIAFRIADEEGLLLLDLKDLQALLANIAERAEEISARYGNVTKPSVGAIQRTLLVLEQQGAANFFGEPALRISDIMRTTRDGRGAVSVLAADKLMMNPRLYATFLLWLMSELFEELPEVGDPDQPKLVFFFDEAHLLFDEAPKVLIDRVEQVVRLIRSKGVGVYFVTQNPLDIPEKVLAQLGNRVQHALRAYTPREQQAVRTAADTFRPNPDFDCATTITQLATGEALVSTLEDKGIPSMVQRTLIRPPSSRLGPITPAERQKLIAESPVAGQYDQVIDRESAFEILQKKAKEAQDAEAQAQQAGTGGSRWTIPGFGNDDPAPQSGGRRAPAPRPSNRQTVAEAAIKSVVRSVGSSVGRAIVRGILGSLSRGR; encoded by the coding sequence ATGGCTGACGACACCAGTATTTTCATCGGCGCCAGCCGCAAGCCCGACGACAGCTATCAGCGCCCCGAGGAATTGCTGCTGCAGTACGGGAATCGGCATGGTCTGGTGACCGGAGCCACCGGCACCGGGAAGACCGTCTCCTTGCAGATTCTGGCCGAAGGGTTTTCAAATGCCGGCGTGCCGGTGTTCTGCGCCGATATCAAGGGCGATCTGTCGGGCATCGCGATGATGGGCACGGCGCAGGATTTCCTGGTCAAGCGGGCCGCGCAGGTCAAGCTCGACCCCTACGACTTCCAGGAATTCCCGGTCATCTTCTGGGACCTGTTCGGCGAGCAGGGCCACCCCATCCGCGCGACCGTCTCTGAAATGGGACCGCTTCTGCTGTCGCGGCTGATGAACCTGACCGACGCGCAGGAAGGCATCATGAACATTGCCTTCCGCATTGCCGATGAAGAGGGCCTGCTGCTTCTCGATCTCAAGGACCTGCAGGCGCTGCTGGCCAACATCGCCGAGCGCGCCGAAGAGATCAGCGCGCGCTACGGCAATGTCACCAAGCCATCGGTGGGTGCCATTCAGCGCACGCTGCTGGTGCTGGAGCAGCAGGGCGCGGCCAACTTCTTCGGCGAGCCGGCCCTGCGCATCTCCGACATCATGCGCACCACGCGTGACGGCCGGGGCGCCGTCAGCGTGCTCGCCGCCGACAAGCTAATGATGAACCCGCGGCTCTACGCGACCTTCCTGCTCTGGCTGATGTCGGAGCTGTTCGAGGAACTGCCGGAGGTCGGCGATCCCGACCAGCCGAAGCTGGTGTTCTTCTTCGACGAGGCGCATCTGCTTTTTGACGAGGCGCCGAAAGTGCTGATCGACCGCGTCGAACAGGTGGTCCGCCTGATCCGCTCGAAGGGCGTCGGCGTCTATTTCGTCACGCAGAACCCGCTGGATATCCCGGAAAAGGTGCTGGCCCAGCTCGGCAACCGTGTTCAGCACGCGCTGCGCGCCTATACACCGCGCGAGCAGCAGGCGGTTAGGACGGCGGCCGACACGTTCCGGCCGAATCCCGATTTCGACTGCGCCACCACCATCACCCAGCTCGCCACCGGAGAGGCACTGGTCTCGACACTAGAGGACAAGGGCATTCCGTCCATGGTTCAACGCACCTTGATCCGTCCGCCGTCGTCGCGGCTCGGGCCGATAACTCCCGCCGAGCGGCAAAAACTGATCGCGGAGAGCCCGGTCGCCGGCCAGTACGACCAGGTCATCGACCGCGAATCGGCCTTCGAGATCCTGCAGAAGAAGGCCAAGGAAGCACAGGACGCCGAAGCGCAGGCGCAGCAGGCCGGCACTGGCGGTTCGCGCTGGACCATTCCGGGCTTCGGCAATGATGATCCCGCGCCGCAGTCCGGCGGCCGGCGCGCGCCGGCGCCACGCCCGTCCAATCGCCAGACGGTGGCCGAAGCCGCGATCAAGTCGGTGGTGCGCTCGGTCGGCTCGTCGGTCGGACGCGCCATCGTGCGCGGGATTTTAGGAAGCCTGTCGCGGGGGCGTTGA
- a CDS encoding transcriptional regulator gives MDQNKRPTIKDVAAEANVSVATVNRVLSGSGAVRQGMRERVRLAAEQIGFYGMGALRSRVAAARQRYRFGFLLHQPGRAFYRNMAEALRLATETIPDCEIELRTEFLDDLSPQNVASRMLALGAECDAVGVVAAVHPLVTQAVDTLHARNVPVFALISQISATGHVRYIGLDNWKVGRTAAWVFEHVCKAPGKLGILVGNHRYRCQEMNESGFRSYFREHAPGFTLLEPLLTFESSAIAQEMTEKLLNENPDLSGLYVAGGGITGAIAALRSTGRAGSLVVVGYELMESTRPALLDGTLTFIISHPLARIAQETLAGMIRAVSAPNEGGSFTNILPFEIYTRENI, from the coding sequence ATGGATCAGAACAAGCGGCCAACGATCAAGGATGTAGCTGCCGAGGCGAATGTTTCGGTGGCCACCGTCAACCGCGTGCTAAGCGGCTCGGGCGCCGTCCGCCAGGGCATGCGCGAGCGCGTCCGGCTGGCGGCGGAGCAAATCGGCTTCTACGGCATGGGCGCGCTGCGCAGCCGCGTGGCGGCCGCCCGGCAGCGCTACCGGTTCGGTTTCCTGCTGCACCAGCCTGGCCGCGCCTTCTACCGCAACATGGCCGAGGCGCTGCGCCTGGCAACCGAAACGATACCCGATTGCGAGATAGAGCTGCGCACGGAGTTTCTGGACGATCTGTCACCGCAGAACGTCGCCTCGCGCATGCTGGCGCTCGGCGCCGAATGCGATGCCGTCGGCGTCGTTGCAGCGGTGCATCCTCTCGTCACCCAGGCGGTGGACACATTGCATGCCCGCAACGTGCCGGTGTTTGCGCTGATCTCGCAGATTTCGGCGACCGGACATGTGCGCTACATCGGACTGGACAATTGGAAGGTCGGGCGCACGGCGGCCTGGGTGTTCGAGCATGTCTGCAAGGCGCCCGGCAAGCTCGGCATCCTTGTCGGCAACCACCGCTACCGCTGCCAGGAGATGAACGAGAGTGGCTTTCGCTCCTATTTTCGCGAGCACGCCCCTGGCTTCACCCTGCTCGAGCCGCTGCTGACCTTCGAATCGAGCGCCATCGCGCAGGAAATGACCGAAAAGCTTCTGAACGAAAATCCCGATCTGTCCGGGCTTTATGTCGCCGGCGGCGGCATCACCGGCGCTATTGCCGCCCTGCGCTCCACCGGCAGGGCCGGAAGCCTCGTCGTTGTCGGCTATGAACTGATGGAGTCGACCCGCCCGGCGCTGCTCGACGGCACGCTGACCTTCATCATCTCACACCCCCTCGCCCGCATCGCGCAAGAGACCTTGGCTGGCATGATTCGCGCTGTCTCAGCGCCGAACGAAGGCGGGAGTTTTACAAACATCCTGCCCTTCGAGATCTACACCCGCGAAAACATCTAG
- a CDS encoding C-5 sterol desaturase — protein sequence MDDLKYGVRDKRGDWKPNGRVEGAPLWNWPPKLPKILAWLPGYIWPWNAFHMATALLYWFYVVPSVETMKAIGWGWALWLYAVNAAAILVFYGIFELRYYIKRAQATRFKYNHKFPADAPSDVFWFQSQNLDNFLRSFFITIPLWTLVEVVFLWCFANGYVPWVGWTDHPVYLAALVLVAPAIHEVHFFFIHRLIHWGPLYRWIHSVHHNSINPSPWSSLSMHPVEGFLYHAVAFWHLVIPSNPIVALFQLHVAGFGAVNGHLGFDKLEVTEDMAVNSHAYTHYLHHKYFEVNYGGDGLIPLDRWFGTWHDGTREGEAMMDARFQKKKERMNARA from the coding sequence ATGGACGATCTCAAATATGGCGTGCGCGACAAGCGCGGCGACTGGAAGCCGAACGGACGCGTCGAGGGGGCGCCCTTATGGAACTGGCCGCCCAAACTGCCGAAGATACTGGCGTGGCTGCCCGGCTATATCTGGCCGTGGAATGCCTTCCACATGGCCACCGCTCTGCTCTACTGGTTCTATGTCGTCCCGAGCGTCGAGACGATGAAGGCCATCGGCTGGGGTTGGGCGCTATGGCTCTATGCCGTCAACGCCGCGGCGATCCTCGTCTTCTACGGCATCTTCGAGCTGCGCTACTACATCAAGCGCGCCCAGGCGACGCGGTTCAAATACAACCACAAATTCCCCGCCGATGCGCCCTCCGACGTGTTCTGGTTCCAGAGCCAGAACCTCGACAATTTCCTGCGCTCGTTCTTCATCACCATCCCGTTGTGGACGCTGGTCGAAGTCGTCTTCCTCTGGTGCTTTGCCAATGGCTACGTGCCGTGGGTCGGTTGGACGGATCATCCGGTCTACCTCGCGGCACTGGTGCTGGTCGCGCCGGCCATCCACGAGGTGCATTTCTTCTTCATCCACCGGCTGATCCACTGGGGTCCGCTCTATCGCTGGATCCATTCGGTCCATCACAATTCGATCAACCCGTCGCCCTGGTCGTCGCTGTCGATGCATCCGGTGGAGGGGTTCCTCTACCACGCGGTCGCCTTCTGGCACCTCGTCATCCCGTCCAATCCGATCGTCGCGCTGTTCCAGCTGCATGTCGCCGGCTTCGGCGCCGTCAATGGCCATCTCGGCTTCGACAAGCTCGAGGTGACCGAGGACATGGCCGTCAACAGCCACGCCTACACGCATTACCTGCACCACAAATATTTCGAGGTGAACTATGGCGGCGACGGGCTGATCCCGCTCGATCGATGGTTCGGCACCTGGCACGACGGCACCCGGGAGGGCGAAGCCATGATGGACGCCCGCTTCCAGAAAAAGAAGGAACGCATGAACGCCAGGGCGTGA
- a CDS encoding ABC transporter substrate-binding protein, with protein sequence MKTITKLLTAIMLAGVAATSATSAMADGAKIFVIGGKADDPFWSKVKKGADDAGKVAELTGGSVTWLGPQNYDNLGPDAAKLIRTALSQKPSAIVGPDWVPEAMDEAFKEVVAAGVPLIIYNSGGMDAAKRLGAMNYVGNEEYAAGLGGGSYYGSHGAKNVLCVNTLPGATNTEDRCKGIADAIAKSGGKSSQLPLPSSSFGNPTAVAEAIKAAVLKDNSIDGVITISAGDANSAANAISQANAGDKVKLASFDMDETGLQRIKAGTQMFAVDQQPYLQGYLAVSLLNGFVNYGLDLPTRPVLTGPGIVDAANVDATMAGATAGAR encoded by the coding sequence ATGAAAACGATCACGAAACTGCTGACGGCGATCATGCTTGCGGGCGTGGCGGCGACATCGGCCACGTCGGCAATGGCTGACGGGGCGAAAATCTTCGTCATCGGCGGCAAGGCGGACGATCCGTTCTGGTCGAAGGTCAAGAAGGGCGCCGACGATGCCGGCAAGGTTGCAGAGTTGACCGGCGGCTCGGTGACCTGGCTCGGTCCGCAGAACTACGACAATCTCGGTCCGGATGCGGCCAAGCTGATCCGCACAGCGCTCAGCCAGAAGCCGAGCGCCATTGTCGGCCCCGACTGGGTGCCGGAGGCCATGGACGAGGCCTTCAAGGAAGTCGTTGCGGCCGGCGTGCCGCTCATCATCTACAATTCCGGGGGGATGGACGCGGCCAAGCGCCTTGGTGCCATGAACTATGTCGGCAACGAAGAATACGCCGCCGGCCTCGGTGGCGGCAGCTATTACGGCAGCCACGGCGCCAAGAACGTTCTGTGCGTCAACACTTTGCCGGGCGCCACCAACACAGAAGACCGCTGCAAGGGCATTGCCGATGCCATCGCCAAGAGCGGTGGCAAATCCAGCCAGTTGCCGCTGCCCTCATCCAGCTTCGGCAACCCGACCGCGGTCGCCGAGGCGATCAAGGCCGCCGTGCTGAAGGACAACAGCATCGACGGTGTCATCACCATCAGCGCCGGCGACGCCAACAGCGCCGCCAACGCCATCAGCCAGGCCAATGCCGGCGACAAGGTCAAGCTCGCTTCCTTCGACATGGACGAGACCGGCCTGCAGCGCATCAAGGCCGGCACGCAGATGTTCGCTGTCGACCAGCAGCCCTATCTGCAGGGCTATCTCGCGGTGTCGCTGCTGAATGGCTTTGTCAATTACGGGCTCGACCTGCCGACCAGACCAGTGCTGACCGGACCGGGGATCGTCGACGCCGCCAATGTCGACGCGACAATGGCCGGTGCGACTGCCGGCGCCCGCTAG
- a CDS encoding ABC transporter permease: MPSIGSLVRRPEVGSLIGMIVVLVFFSIFGGANFMSAGGAASWLNVASELGIIALPIGLLMIAGHLDLSVGSMVPASSMTIAILSGHYGLPIIVGILAALGLGLGVGFINGVLVIRTKVPSFVVTLATLFALAGLTLGLSVILSGSTSVALKSGPTAKLLFGDYLGGKFEVTLFWWIAAILIVGFILNFSRFGNWILAMGGDAVSARNAGIPTDRVTIALFMSSGLCASFVGMSQAILYNSAQVAAGQSFIFNSIIAVVIGGVLLTGGYGSVVGIVLGTLTFAIVNQGIFYTGFDANWASLIIGVLLLAAVLMNNTFRTVALTYAPRAKPRAR; this comes from the coding sequence ATGCCCTCGATCGGCAGCCTCGTACGCCGGCCCGAGGTCGGCTCGCTGATCGGCATGATCGTCGTTCTGGTCTTCTTCTCGATCTTCGGCGGCGCCAATTTCATGTCGGCCGGGGGTGCCGCGAGCTGGCTCAACGTTGCTTCGGAACTCGGTATCATCGCGCTTCCCATCGGGCTGCTGATGATCGCCGGGCATCTCGATCTCTCCGTCGGCTCGATGGTTCCCGCCAGCTCGATGACCATTGCCATCCTGTCGGGCCATTACGGCCTGCCGATCATCGTCGGCATCCTTGCAGCACTTGGCCTGGGGCTCGGCGTCGGCTTCATCAACGGCGTGCTGGTGATCCGCACCAAGGTGCCGTCCTTCGTCGTTACGCTGGCCACGCTGTTCGCACTGGCCGGACTGACGCTCGGCCTCTCGGTCATCCTGTCCGGCAGCACCAGCGTCGCGCTGAAGAGCGGCCCCACCGCCAAGCTCCTGTTCGGCGACTATCTCGGCGGCAAGTTCGAGGTGACACTGTTCTGGTGGATCGCAGCCATCCTGATCGTCGGCTTCATCCTGAACTTCTCGCGTTTCGGCAACTGGATCCTGGCCATGGGCGGTGACGCCGTCAGTGCCCGCAACGCCGGCATCCCGACCGACCGGGTGACCATAGCGCTGTTCATGAGCAGCGGCCTTTGCGCCTCCTTCGTCGGCATGTCGCAGGCGATCCTCTACAACAGCGCCCAGGTGGCCGCCGGGCAGTCCTTCATCTTCAACTCGATCATCGCGGTGGTCATCGGCGGCGTGCTGCTTACCGGCGGCTATGGTTCGGTGGTCGGCATCGTCTTGGGCACGCTGACTTTCGCCATCGTCAACCAGGGCATTTTCTACACCGGCTTCGACGCCAACTGGGCGAGCCTGATCATCGGCGTCCTGCTGCTCGCCGCCGTGCTGATGAACAACACCTTCCGCACCGTGGCGCTGACCTACGCACCACGTGCCAAACCGAGGGCACGCTGA
- a CDS encoding ABC transport protein, ATP-binding protein, whose amino-acid sequence MTTPLLKLTAINKSFGPIDVLHDISLEVNRGEVLCLLGDNGAGKSTLIKILSGVHRPTSGTMEMDGKSVAFDSPRDASDHGIATVHQFGGTFPLMSIGRSFFVGAEPTRRWGPLIIYDRKRANEIAVTEMRQLGITRIDDGDRLVGGLSGGERQALAIARAVHFGASVLILDEPTAALGVKEAAHVLRIVLQARRKGIAVIFITHNVVHALTVGDHFAVLIRGAKAADFRKGEKSREAITDLMAGGEQMAELEAEIESFSATDDGHAPQGASHA is encoded by the coding sequence ATGACCACGCCCCTGCTCAAACTAACCGCAATCAACAAGTCGTTCGGCCCGATCGACGTGCTCCACGACATCTCGCTCGAGGTCAACCGAGGCGAGGTGCTGTGCCTGCTCGGCGACAATGGCGCCGGCAAGTCGACGCTGATCAAGATCCTCTCCGGCGTCCACAGGCCGACATCGGGCACGATGGAAATGGACGGTAAATCGGTCGCCTTCGACAGCCCCCGTGATGCCAGCGACCATGGCATCGCGACCGTTCACCAGTTCGGCGGCACGTTCCCGCTGATGAGCATAGGCCGCTCCTTCTTCGTCGGCGCCGAGCCGACGCGGCGCTGGGGGCCGCTCATCATCTACGACCGCAAGCGGGCCAATGAGATCGCCGTCACCGAGATGCGCCAGCTCGGCATCACCCGCATCGACGACGGCGATCGCCTCGTCGGCGGACTGTCGGGTGGCGAACGCCAGGCGCTGGCGATCGCACGCGCCGTGCATTTCGGCGCCAGCGTGCTAATCCTCGACGAGCCGACGGCGGCGCTTGGCGTCAAGGAGGCGGCGCATGTGCTGCGCATTGTGCTCCAGGCGCGCCGCAAGGGCATCGCGGTGATCTTCATCACCCACAATGTCGTCCATGCGCTGACCGTCGGCGACCATTTTGCCGTGCTCATCAGAGGCGCCAAGGCCGCCGATTTCCGCAAGGGCGAGAAAAGCCGCGAGGCGATCACCGACCTGATGGCCGGCGGCGAGCAGATGGCCGAGCTCGAAGCCGAGATCGAGAGCTTCTCCGCCACCGATGACGGGCATGCACCGCAGGGCGCGAGCCATGCATGA
- a CDS encoding Rieske-like ferredoxin MocE, with the protein MAKWIDACATDDIDEEDVIRFDHEGRTFAIYRSPDDAFFCTDGLCTHEKVHLSEGLVMEHRIECPKHSGVFDYRTGEALRAPVCVNLKTYTTKVEDGRVYIEV; encoded by the coding sequence ATGGCAAAGTGGATTGATGCGTGCGCGACCGATGACATCGACGAAGAGGACGTCATCCGCTTCGATCACGAGGGCCGGACATTCGCCATCTACCGCAGTCCCGACGACGCGTTCTTCTGCACCGACGGGCTGTGCACGCATGAGAAGGTGCATCTGAGCGAAGGGCTGGTTATGGAACACAGGATCGAATGCCCGAAACACAGCGGTGTGTTCGATTACCGGACTGGCGAGGCGCTGCGCGCACCGGTCTGCGTGAACCTGAAAACCTACACCACCAAGGTCGAGGACGGCCGCGTGTACATCGAGGTCTGA